The following coding sequences are from one Candoia aspera isolate rCanAsp1 chromosome 13, rCanAsp1.hap2, whole genome shotgun sequence window:
- the KBTBD13 gene encoding kelch repeat and BTB domain-containing protein 13, with amino-acid sequence MSVQIQVEDTFFSVDKALLMEHSEYFRALFQSGMRESTQKEIQIRNLSAAGFFIMLNVLEGEHPILSCEENLKAVECASFLQVKALAKYLIASINSDNCIILYQAAAMFGLLDLFHRTALYIRDSYSDLEEYLDCLSPDLLDYVESLLPSRFVAVGAHTPTFEFLEDVSRTICYLDEETNTWRTLSYLPLTASTFLAGMTTLDNKIYIVGGVYGYHKQVVDHSFCYDPVTNIWSEFSSPQQLRYDVTLTALEDNLYAIGGEFGKTPLKSVEKFNLSTNKWNFLSDLPQPAAAAPCAQTMGRIFVCLWKPLDTTVIYEYLSQKDEWLPISTLNRPQSYGHCMVAHRDNLYIMRNGPFDDFLRCMIDCFNLTTMQWTSLPGQYMNSKGALFTAVIKGDTVYTVNKMLTLLYTIEDSTWKFKKERAGFPRSGSLQTFLLRFPRTDHRIAT; translated from the coding sequence ATGAGTGTGCAGATCCAGGTGGAGGATACGTTTTTCTCCGTGGACAAGGCTCTTTTGATGGAACACAGTGAATATTTCCGCGCTCTCTTCCAGTCAGGCATGAGGGAGAGCACGCAAAAGGAGATCCAGATCAGGAATCTGAGTGCTGCTGGATTTTTCATCATGCTAAACGTCCTGGAAGGAGAGCATCCTATCCTGAGCTGTGAGGAAAACCTCAAGGCCGTGGAATGTGCCTCCTTCTTGCAGGTGAAGGCCCTGGCCAAGTATCTGATTGCATCCATCAATTCTGACAACTGCATCATCCTATACCAAGCTGCTGCAATGTTTGGCCTTCTGGACCTTTTCCATAGGACTGCCCTATACATAAGAGATAGCTATTCTGATCTGGAGGAATATCTGGACTGTCTTTCTCCAGATCTTTTGGATTATGTAGAGTCTCTTCTCCCCAGTCGCTTTGTGGCTGTGGGAGCTCACACACCCACTTTCGAGTTTTTGGAGGATGTCTCACGAACCATTTGCTACCTGGATGAGGAAACCAACACCTGGAGGACACTTTCTTATTTACCACTCACCGCCAGCACCTTTCTAGCTGGCATGACAACCCTAGATAACAAAATTTACATTGTGGGTGGGGTCTATGGGTACCACAAGCAGGTTGTGGACCACAGTTTTTGTTATGATCCAGTAACCAACATCTGGAGTGAATTTTCTAGTCCTCAGCAACTTCGGTATGATGTCACCCTGACAGCCCTGGAAGATAATCTTTATGCTATTGGTGGTGAATTTGGGAAAACGCCACTGAAATCAGTAGAAAAATTCAACCTATCAACCAACAAGTGgaactttctttcagatctgccACAACCAgcagcggctgcaccctgtgccCAAACAATGGGACGtatctttgtttgtttatggaaGCCTCTTGACACCACAGTCATCTATGAGTATCTGTCCCAGAAGGATGAATGGCTTCCCATCTCAACACTTAACCGGCCTCAGAGTTATGGCCATTGTATGGTGGCTCATAGAGACAATCTCTACATCATGCGCAATGGGCCCTTTGATGACTTCCTGCGATGTATGATAGACTGCTTCAATCTCACTACGATGCAGTGGACATCTTTACCTGGCCAGTACATGAACAGCAAAGGAGCACTCTTCACTGCAGTCATCAAGGGGGACACTGTTTACACAGTCAACAAGATGTTAACCTTATTGTACACCATAGAGGACAGCACATGGAAATTCAAAAAGGAGAGAGCTGGTTTCCCAAGAAGTGGTTCTCTGCAAACCTTCCTTCTCAGGTTTCCAAGAACAGATCACAGGATTGCAACGTAA